In Patescibacteria group bacterium, one genomic interval encodes:
- a CDS encoding class III extradiol dioxygenase subunit B-like domain-containing protein, which produces MFTSAYIIPPSPLLLPQVGSVQKEKFVDTHHAMGIVRAGFAALRPESIVLISQYGARPHAISINIADEYQGSLQSFGDLSHYTFRGAPSLAYQLLNEQIRSLVTGITEQSLDYASIVAFLLCVSELAGCSIIPLYPSPARTPQEHVRVGRTLRDAISHSPRRVALIAVGDLSHHLTASSPGGYHAEGVIFDTSVISALKKKSVRSLLEHAERYGEEAKESGILAFLILLGALEGVQCAYKQLSYEAPFGIGYLTSEYLF; this is translated from the coding sequence ATGTTTACCTCCGCGTATATTATTCCACCCAGCCCATTGCTGCTTCCGCAGGTCGGCAGTGTACAAAAAGAAAAATTTGTTGATACCCATCACGCGATGGGAATTGTTCGCGCGGGCTTTGCCGCATTGAGACCGGAAAGCATTGTGCTTATTTCGCAATATGGTGCGCGGCCACATGCCATTTCAATTAACATAGCAGATGAATATCAGGGCTCGCTCCAATCATTTGGAGACCTTTCACATTATACCTTTCGTGGCGCTCCTTCATTAGCATATCAATTGCTTAATGAACAAATACGCTCGCTTGTAACTGGCATTACTGAACAATCGCTTGATTATGCAAGTATTGTCGCATTTCTCCTCTGTGTTTCTGAATTAGCAGGATGTTCGATCATACCTCTTTATCCCTCTCCCGCGCGCACCCCTCAAGAGCATGTGCGCGTAGGGAGAACGCTGCGCGATGCGATCAGCCATTCACCTCGGCGAGTAGCGCTGATTGCGGTGGGAGATCTTTCTCATCATCTCACCGCTTCATCGCCCGGAGGGTATCATGCGGAAGGTGTCATATTCGATACGTCTGTCATATCAGCACTCAAGAAAAAATCAGTACGGAGTCTGCTTGAACACGCCGAACGATATGGCGAAGAGGCAAAAGAGAGCGGCATATTGGCGTTCCTTATACTTTTAGGCGCTCTTGAAGGAGTTCAGTGCGCGTATAAGCAATTATCATATGAAGCGCCTTTCGGAATCGGTTACCTTACTTCAGAATACCTTTTT